One Rhizobiales bacterium GAS188 DNA window includes the following coding sequences:
- a CDS encoding methyl-accepting chemotaxis protein, with amino-acid sequence MSLSNLSVSRKLAAGFACVLVAVAIMCAALFGVLSSLDAAARLNTDTNNVTYEVDRIIGALFDQSSSSRGYISTQAEQASKAYDDAVKYYEQNVAAVRKDAATHPEILTLINKLVAAADLWRQEIGEPQMRLARNPQTLDQAAQLAKSPRGRELMKPVRELVNETRGKIDAWSADAQGKQDRLMSFAQLALILGGLSALILSLLVGWWLSRTIAAPVREMTGAMKKLAEGDDRVAVPALGRRDEIGRMAEAVQVFKDAAVEKTRLEAQAETTRRQAEEARAAHEAEKAEEARQLQFATDALGEGMEHLASGDLAIRLETPFQAKVDKLRLDFNRSVEKLQHTMLTIASSTKGIGSGTEEISRAADDMSRRTEQQAASLEETAAALDEITATVKKTAEGAAHAREVVSNAKTDAEKSGAVVREAIKAMGGIEKSSQQIGQIIGVIDEIAFQTNLLALNAGVEAARAGDAGRGFAVVASEVRALAQRSAEAAKEIKALISTSSTQVEQGVDLVGKAGQALERIATQIAEMNTVIADIAVGAREQATGLQQVNTAINQMDQGTQQSAAMAEESTAATHSLAQESDELVQLVSQFQLGAGATSKGATKVEPMRARVANSSSAKPSSVRPSSAKPQPALRAVAGRRGETAVRKAEAAPDADGWEEF; translated from the coding sequence ATGTCGCTCTCAAATCTTTCGGTGTCACGCAAGCTCGCTGCCGGCTTCGCGTGCGTTCTCGTCGCGGTCGCGATCATGTGCGCGGCCTTGTTCGGCGTCTTGAGCTCTCTCGATGCGGCTGCGCGCCTGAACACGGACACCAATAACGTCACCTATGAGGTCGACCGCATCATCGGCGCTCTGTTCGACCAGTCGTCATCTTCGCGCGGTTATATCAGCACCCAGGCCGAGCAGGCCTCGAAGGCCTACGACGACGCCGTGAAGTATTACGAGCAGAACGTGGCTGCCGTTCGCAAGGACGCCGCGACTCATCCGGAGATACTGACGCTCATCAACAAGTTGGTGGCCGCGGCCGATCTCTGGCGCCAGGAAATCGGCGAACCTCAGATGCGTCTTGCCCGCAATCCGCAGACGCTCGATCAAGCCGCACAGCTCGCCAAGTCGCCGCGAGGCCGCGAGCTGATGAAGCCCGTGCGTGAGCTCGTCAACGAGACACGCGGCAAGATCGACGCCTGGTCGGCCGATGCTCAGGGCAAGCAGGACCGTCTGATGAGCTTCGCCCAGCTCGCTCTGATTTTGGGCGGCCTGTCGGCCCTCATCCTGTCGCTGCTGGTCGGCTGGTGGTTGTCGCGCACCATCGCGGCACCGGTGCGGGAGATGACGGGCGCGATGAAGAAGCTGGCGGAGGGGGATGACCGCGTCGCCGTTCCGGCTTTGGGGCGTCGGGACGAGATCGGCCGCATGGCGGAAGCCGTGCAGGTGTTCAAGGATGCGGCGGTCGAGAAGACGCGGCTCGAAGCGCAGGCCGAGACCACGCGCCGGCAGGCTGAGGAGGCCCGCGCCGCCCATGAGGCCGAGAAGGCCGAAGAGGCACGCCAGCTGCAATTCGCCACCGATGCGCTCGGCGAAGGCATGGAGCATCTCGCGAGCGGCGATCTCGCCATTCGTCTCGAGACCCCCTTCCAGGCCAAGGTCGACAAGCTGCGCCTCGATTTCAACCGCTCGGTCGAGAAGCTGCAGCACACCATGCTGACCATCGCCTCGAGCACCAAGGGCATCGGCTCGGGCACCGAGGAGATCTCGCGGGCCGCCGACGACATGTCGCGGCGCACCGAGCAGCAGGCGGCGAGCCTCGAAGAGACGGCCGCGGCCCTCGACGAGATCACCGCCACCGTGAAGAAGACCGCCGAGGGCGCGGCCCATGCGCGCGAAGTGGTCTCCAACGCCAAGACCGATGCCGAGAAGAGCGGCGCGGTGGTGCGCGAGGCCATCAAGGCCATGGGCGGCATCGAGAAATCCTCGCAGCAGATCGGCCAGATCATCGGGGTGATCGACGAGATCGCCTTCCAGACCAACCTGCTCGCCTTGAATGCCGGCGTCGAAGCGGCACGTGCCGGCGATGCGGGCCGCGGCTTCGCGGTGGTGGCTTCCGAGGTGCGTGCCCTGGCGCAGCGCTCGGCCGAGGCGGCGAAGGAGATCAAGGCGCTGATCTCCACCTCGAGCACGCAGGTCGAGCAGGGCGTGGACCTGGTCGGCAAGGCGGGCCAGGCGCTGGAGCGGATTGCGACCCAGATCGCCGAGATGAACACGGTGATCGCCGATATCGCGGTCGGGGCGCGTGAGCAGGCGACGGGGCTGCAGCAGGTGAACACCGCCATCAACCAGATGGATCAGGGCACGCAGCAGAGCGCCGCGATGGCCGAAGAGTCGACCGCAGCGACCCATTCGCTGGCCCAGGAATCGGACGAGCTCGTGCAACTTGTCTCGCAGTTCCAGCTTGGGGCCGGCGCCACCAGCAAAGGTGCCACCAAGGTCGAGCCGATGCGGGCCCGAGTCGCCAATTCGAGTTCTGCCAAGCCGTCTTCAGTCAGGCCGTCTTCCGCCAAGCCTCAGCCGGCTCTCAGGGCCGTGGCCGGCCGCCGCGGCGAAACCGCTGTCCGCAAGGCCGAGGCTGCGCCCGACGCCGATGGTTGGGAAGAGTTCTGA
- a CDS encoding Predicted arabinose efflux permease, MFS family: MVSSDRPATRLATRLSFLVAGFGIACWAPLVPFAKQRLAVDDGTLGLLLLCIGIGSVVAMLLTGPLSSRYGSKPVILAGGFGLAVILPVLSVAATPTTVALALLAFGASLGSIDVAMNVHAVEVERAADKPLMSGFHALFSIGGFAGSTLMTFLLSLSVAPLGGTLFCSAIMMAAMALAWPRLMTGAQGERGLLFVMPRGIVLLLAGLAAASFLAEGAILDWSALLITDAGLVTATKGGVGYMFFAVAMTAGRLVGDRITARTGDRSTLFWGGTLAIAGFVLLLTAPLAAVAMAGFLLIGLGASNIVPVLFRNAGSQKTMPSALAIGAITTTGYAGILVGPAAIGFVSKAVGLHAAFWMVAALLCLVPLTARLVAGPRDG, encoded by the coding sequence ATGGTCTCGTCCGATCGTCCGGCGACACGGCTCGCCACGCGCCTGTCCTTCCTCGTCGCAGGCTTCGGCATTGCCTGCTGGGCGCCACTGGTGCCTTTCGCCAAGCAGCGCCTCGCCGTCGATGATGGAACGCTCGGGCTGCTGCTGCTGTGCATCGGCATTGGTTCGGTCGTAGCCATGCTGCTCACCGGGCCGCTGAGTTCGCGCTACGGGAGCAAGCCCGTCATCCTGGCGGGCGGGTTCGGGCTTGCCGTCATCCTCCCTGTCCTATCCGTCGCCGCGACACCGACGACCGTCGCGCTCGCTCTTCTCGCGTTCGGGGCATCGTTGGGCTCGATCGATGTCGCCATGAACGTGCATGCGGTCGAGGTCGAGCGCGCGGCCGACAAGCCGCTGATGTCGGGCTTCCATGCGCTTTTCAGCATCGGCGGATTTGCAGGCTCGACGCTGATGACCTTCCTGCTGTCGCTTAGCGTGGCTCCGCTGGGGGGAACCTTGTTCTGTTCGGCCATCATGATGGCGGCGATGGCGCTCGCATGGCCTCGCCTGATGACAGGCGCACAAGGGGAAAGAGGACTGCTGTTCGTGATGCCACGCGGCATCGTACTGCTGCTTGCGGGTCTGGCGGCCGCGAGCTTCCTCGCCGAGGGCGCGATCCTCGACTGGAGCGCTCTCCTCATCACCGATGCCGGCCTCGTCACCGCGACCAAGGGCGGCGTCGGCTACATGTTCTTCGCAGTCGCCATGACGGCGGGGCGTCTTGTGGGCGACAGGATCACCGCGCGCACCGGGGATCGCAGCACCCTGTTCTGGGGCGGCACCCTCGCCATCGCCGGCTTCGTCCTGCTTCTGACGGCGCCGCTGGCAGCGGTTGCGATGGCGGGCTTCCTGTTGATCGGGTTGGGGGCGTCCAACATCGTGCCCGTTCTCTTCCGCAACGCCGGATCGCAAAAGACGATGCCATCGGCGCTTGCAATCGGCGCGATCACGACGACCGGCTATGCAGGCATCCTCGTCGGACCGGCCGCCATAGGTTTCGTCTCGAAGGCCGTGGGACTGCATGCCGCCTTCTGGATGGTCGCGGCATTGCTGTGCCTGGTGCCGTTGACCGCGCGACTCGTCGCCGGTCCGCGAGATGGCTGA
- a CDS encoding Uncharacterized membrane protein produces MTKEAGSFWLRNRYLVHVFARPRLLASVLIGILAYALMPTLWHLSTRILLAWNLGTWLYIGLATWMMTTATATTIRRHAVRTDESRFIVLTLAIVAAIASLAAIFAQLGAVKDAQGYLKALHLGLAIATIFSAWSFIHLIFAQHYAHEFFVEREAERALPEDARGGLRFPATRQPAYIDFLYYSFVIGCASQTADVETTSGPMRVVTLIHGVISFFFNTTILALTINIGSGLI; encoded by the coding sequence ATGACGAAAGAAGCCGGCTCGTTCTGGTTGCGCAACCGCTATCTGGTGCATGTCTTCGCGCGGCCGAGATTGCTCGCCTCGGTCCTGATCGGCATTCTCGCCTACGCCCTCATGCCGACGCTGTGGCATCTCTCCACGCGCATATTGCTGGCCTGGAATCTCGGCACCTGGCTCTATATCGGGCTCGCGACCTGGATGATGACGACCGCGACCGCGACCACCATTCGCCGCCATGCCGTGCGCACCGACGAGAGCCGCTTCATCGTGCTGACGCTCGCTATTGTGGCGGCGATCGCGAGTCTCGCCGCCATCTTCGCTCAGCTCGGAGCCGTAAAGGATGCGCAGGGCTATCTCAAAGCCCTGCATCTCGGTCTGGCGATCGCCACGATCTTCAGCGCCTGGAGTTTCATCCACCTGATCTTCGCGCAGCACTATGCCCATGAATTTTTCGTCGAGCGGGAAGCGGAAAGGGCTTTGCCTGAGGATGCGCGCGGCGGGCTTCGCTTTCCGGCAACGCGGCAACCGGCTTATATCGACTTCCTCTATTATTCCTTCGTGATCGGCTGCGCATCGCAGACGGCCGATGTCGAGACGACCTCAGGCCCCATGCGCGTCGTCACGCTCATTCATGGGGTGATATCCTTCTTCTTCAACACGACGATCCTGGCGCTCACGATCAATATTGGCTCCGGCCTCATCTGA
- a CDS encoding transcriptional regulator, DeoR family (manually curated): MTIDPPMERRDIIAGRLAQGQSVTAGSLAEEFSVSPDAIRRDLRALAAEGRCRRVYGGALPILPASLPITVRVGEARERKAALAAAAVGLIRPGEFVFLDNGSTNLALAEVLPSLELTIATNSVAIAAMLADRLDLRLHLVGGLVDAEIGGSVDATAVLAVQQMNVDRCFLGACSASVVEGVSAFDPADAAFKRVLLTCSRRIVMMVTNDKLGTGAPHRVTPLDHIDSLVVEHDAATHSEFEAITRLGVDIVAGKSPA, encoded by the coding sequence ATGACAATCGATCCTCCCATGGAACGCCGTGACATCATCGCGGGGCGTCTCGCACAGGGGCAGTCGGTCACGGCCGGCTCGCTCGCCGAAGAGTTTTCGGTCTCACCTGACGCTATTCGCCGCGACCTTCGCGCCTTGGCGGCGGAAGGCCGCTGCCGGCGCGTCTACGGGGGCGCGCTTCCCATCTTACCGGCCTCATTGCCGATAACTGTCCGCGTCGGGGAGGCGCGCGAGCGCAAGGCCGCGCTGGCCGCAGCGGCGGTCGGATTGATCCGCCCGGGCGAGTTCGTGTTCCTCGACAATGGCAGCACCAATCTGGCCCTAGCCGAGGTACTGCCGAGCCTCGAACTGACCATAGCCACCAACTCGGTTGCCATTGCGGCCATGCTGGCGGATCGGCTCGACCTTCGGCTCCATCTGGTGGGTGGTCTGGTCGACGCGGAGATCGGGGGCAGCGTCGATGCCACTGCCGTTCTCGCCGTCCAGCAAATGAACGTCGACCGCTGTTTTCTCGGTGCCTGCTCGGCGTCGGTAGTCGAGGGGGTGTCCGCCTTCGATCCAGCGGACGCGGCGTTCAAGCGCGTCCTGCTGACGTGTAGCCGTCGGATTGTGATGATGGTGACCAACGACAAGCTCGGGACGGGCGCACCGCATCGCGTGACCCCACTCGATCATATCGACAGCCTAGTGGTCGAACATGATGCTGCCACCCATTCCGAGTTCGAGGCGATCACGCGGCTCGGCGTCGACATCGTGGCGGGCAAATCCCCCGCCTGA
- a CDS encoding porin translates to MTGIRMRAGLFARVLLAGAVFGLLAGSPAFADGGPCDAPTGPAQYPDKFDWKAGSYLFGDLYGVRAKGTEAGVTLCSQYNFYAYDNARGGLKRGVDAQGQLYSWIDIDLGKFTRADIMSDTYLHAGLYSLQGRSITPREIGAFSSVSFFEALSTNRLGAVWIERRFLDGKLSLRAGQLGIDDEFFQAPTAQAFLNSTFGFPGWTGAVLPGGGAAYPLQGPGARVKYSPTDAITVMAGAYTGDPAGRSNPVPQLANRFGTTFNLNGGTLWIAEAAYSTAYANSGVALPGTYKIGSWFETGHNFNALHLDNTGLSLAAPSSTGQPKRSSNDWGVYGIVDQTLLTGDKDGVHKLAAFLRLGASPSDRNLVDLYADAGLTFTGLIPGRPTDLIGVGMAYDRISDAARALDRDTRAFATTAAIANPASFAFPSSPMAPVRDQEVMIEALYTVNVTPWLTVDLDVQHFFHPGGHVLAASGPNLGKVVKDATVLGLNTQIKF, encoded by the coding sequence ATGACCGGTATAAGAATGCGAGCGGGTCTCTTTGCGAGAGTTCTCCTAGCGGGAGCGGTCTTTGGGCTGCTGGCGGGTTCGCCCGCCTTCGCGGATGGCGGTCCTTGCGACGCGCCGACCGGTCCGGCGCAATATCCCGACAAATTCGACTGGAAGGCCGGATCCTATCTTTTCGGCGATCTCTATGGTGTGCGCGCCAAGGGGACCGAAGCCGGCGTGACCTTGTGCTCGCAATATAATTTCTACGCCTATGACAATGCGCGTGGAGGCTTGAAGCGCGGCGTCGACGCGCAAGGCCAGCTCTATTCCTGGATCGACATCGATCTCGGCAAGTTCACCCGCGCCGACATTATGAGCGACACCTATCTGCACGCAGGCCTGTATTCGCTGCAAGGACGCTCGATCACGCCGCGCGAGATCGGCGCCTTCTCCTCGGTGAGCTTCTTCGAGGCGCTTTCGACCAACCGGCTGGGCGCGGTGTGGATCGAACGGCGTTTCCTCGACGGCAAGCTCAGCCTGCGTGCGGGCCAGCTCGGTATCGACGATGAGTTCTTCCAGGCGCCGACCGCGCAGGCTTTCCTCAACTCGACCTTCGGTTTTCCGGGCTGGACAGGCGCCGTGCTGCCGGGGGGAGGGGCCGCCTATCCGCTGCAAGGGCCGGGAGCGCGCGTCAAATATTCGCCGACCGACGCCATAACCGTGATGGCCGGTGCCTATACGGGCGATCCGGCCGGCCGCAGCAATCCGGTTCCCCAGCTCGCCAACCGTTTCGGCACCACCTTCAACCTGAACGGCGGCACCTTATGGATCGCCGAAGCCGCCTATTCGACGGCTTACGCGAATTCCGGCGTCGCGTTGCCCGGCACCTACAAGATCGGCTCCTGGTTCGAGACCGGTCATAACTTCAACGCCCTGCATCTCGACAATACCGGGCTGTCCCTGGCGGCTCCGAGCTCGACCGGCCAGCCGAAGCGCTCTTCCAATGATTGGGGCGTCTACGGCATCGTCGACCAGACGCTGCTGACCGGCGACAAGGACGGGGTGCACAAGCTCGCCGCCTTCCTGCGGCTCGGCGCCAGCCCGAGCGACCGCAACCTCGTCGATCTTTATGCCGATGCCGGCTTGACCTTCACCGGCCTGATCCCCGGCCGTCCCACCGATCTGATCGGCGTAGGTATGGCCTATGACCGCATCAGCGATGCGGCGCGCGCGCTCGATCGCGATACGCGCGCCTTCGCGACCACGGCGGCGATCGCCAACCCGGCTTCTTTCGCCTTTCCTTCAAGCCCGATGGCTCCGGTGCGCGACCAGGAGGTGATGATCGAGGCGCTCTACACCGTCAACGTCACGCCCTGGCTCACCGTCGACCTCGACGTCCAGCACTTCTTTCATCCAGGCGGCCATGTGCTGGCGGCGAGCGGCCCCAATCTCGGCAAGGTCGTCAAGGACGCGACCGTGCTCGGCCTCAACACCCAGATCAAGTTCTGA